Genomic DNA from Salvia miltiorrhiza cultivar Shanhuang (shh) chromosome 1, IMPLAD_Smil_shh, whole genome shotgun sequence:
ATATGTCATTTCTCGTGCATAACCTTTTATCTGATAAATGTTATGGAAATTCTTATCTTACTATGACCATCAGAAGGAGTATGGTATTTCCTtgatttttttgcatttttctgAGCTAGTGAGCTCTTGCCTGTGAGCTATAGCTATGTTATCATGTGGTTAAAATATGTTGATGCTGGCAGATTTATCCTGGCAAGGTGCGCCTATTACGTCTAGTCTTGCAAGGAAAGGGGAAGCACTTGCTGTAACTGGCTTAACTGAATATGGAGATGAGATAGATGTGGTAGCCCCAGCTGATATTCTAAAACAACTTTTTAAGATACCATACTCCAAGGCTCGAGTCTCAATTGCAGTTCACCGTGTTGGACAGACACTCGTCCTGAATAGCGGGTAGGATTCTATTCATATTGCAGTTTTCTTTGTTCTGAATGCTTTAGTTCTCAAATGTTGTTTGATAGGCCTGATACTGAAGTTCCATAATTTTCGTATGCTTTTGGGTAGTGACTTGCTAATCTTTAGTAATGAAAAGTTCGCAGCCGTGAGTTTGCATTTGTGGATGAGTATCTACTATTGAATACCTTTCTCGCTGGTTATAGCCTCACAATTGTAGATGTTGCAGTCTGGACTGCTCTTGCTGGTAAAATTTATGCAATTCTATTATTGAGCTTCTTTATATCGATGATCCTTGATGTGGTctcgactttttttttttccaaaggaCTTCTTTTCGTGAAAGAGATTACTCATGTTTTCAATGTGTATTATAGCTTGCCTTTGATTGCTATGTCTTTTCTATATAAATCATGGCACACAAGTGTTCTACTTCTCAGAGAATATATGTTCTTTTATTTCTATTACAGGAGCTGGTCTGAGATGGGAAAGTTTAAGGAAATGTTCTTTTATATTCTCCCAAATTGTATATTATCCAATTCGAAGCTAAGTTTCCTATCCCATCTCTTTTCTATTGATGATAGTGTAAGAAAGATATCAGAACTTAACATCTATCATTGAGCTTGCCATGGCTATCTTGTTCATCTATTTATGACAATAGTGGGCTAAGGTTTTTCCCATATTCTGTGTGTATGCTATTTGTTCATCTATTTGAAAGAATTGAAGACAAGGTTTACCTTGAAGTCTGGTAGAGTAATGAATGAAGGCCCTCTTACTTTTCGGCTGTTGAAGTATTAAGAACTGAAACTTGAAGTTTCTGGTAGCAGGTAGATCAATTTACTTCCCTGGTGAATAAGGAATGAATAAGGGTGTGTGTTGGCTGAAATGTTAAAGAGTGTAGGGTGGTTGGCCGAAGACTTGAGTACCTACGAAATGGTACAATGTTGGGTGGCTGATTTGAGCCCTTTGTGTACTATGGTATGGCTGGAGTATGGGGTAGCTCAGCTGGTGTCTGGTGAGGCAGAGCTACCGTGAAGAATATATGCAGCGAGGCAGACAAAATAATTCAGATTGGTAATTTGAAGCACCTCTTTCAAATGTTAATTAGTGTTTCTGATTTTGCTGCAGGTTATTTCGGAGAAGAACAGGGAAGAGATCTCCAAGTACAGGCTATTTTGGAGAAGAACAGGTTATGTCacgtgctttttttttttgttgaatgcGGTCAAGCGATAATCAGCTATGAATCTACAAACTCATTTTATCACAGAGGATATCAACTCAATTttcgtcttcttctttttcccagTATTTAATTATACTATAATTTAGGGTGATTTTGTTTAGTTCAATATGAGCGTGGAAGGGAGCTAGGATAAAACCCTTCAATCTCATCTATTGACTATTTGGTTAACTTTGGTTTGCTGGTGACTGGTGGCGGGTCTTTCATTTACTGgatttatgtttttgttttggAAATTTTAGAAGTGTGTTGAATTGCTATGAACTGTGCACTATTCATGGTGGTGTTTGCTGATTACAGGTGCCCCAAGTGCGTAGAACTAAAGCTTCGCCGTGAAGGTGCTGCTTTCTGGTTCGTTCTTTGATTGCGCTTTTGGAGTGTAATTTTACTAGCTTCTAGTTTTATTTCCATTGAAGCTGGATTAAATTTGTCCTAGACTTAGAAATTGTAGGTAAGACAATTGGGGATCTTCGAAGCTAGGTGCGTTGTAGACTGACTCCCTGGCCTTAGTATTGTATTAGCCTCTACAGAGCATCTATCTGACTTTGTTCTGCATGAAACACTTCTGCTGATTAGGCTTCATTCCTTTTGGAATTGGTTGCAAGTAATGCCTATTCTTGATCCTTTCCAGTTCCCAAGAGTGTTTCAAGGCATCCTGGAGTTCCCATAAATCTGTTCACTTGAATGCAAAATCTTCTTTAATTGCATCTGAAAGTTATAGTGAACAGAACTTAGGTCTGCCGGGTGACGGCTGGCTCTACTGCTTGATAGAAGGACAAGCACAGACACCAAAACTTCCACATTTTGACtggttttaatttatgtttgtCCCAACTacaaaatttatgtttaatttttttatcattttaattacCTCTAAccccaaaaataaaacaatgcTTGTCCCAACTacaaaatttatgtttaatttttttatctggTTTATTTCTCTGTCCTTTTCAGGCCATTAAGACCATATCCAATATCACAGAAACGTATAGTACCTACTCATATTGAATTTCACGTTAGCCACCGGGTTGGTTCTGTTCCATATGCTGAATTTTTCAGCCTTACGTAACAAAAGTAGTTCTCTGTATAAGGACATTGGTATGTTATTAGTCACCATTTAGGCATAATCTTGATTCTTGAGTATTATTACAGTACTGAGAAGTAATTGAAAGATGGTAATTTGAGATATCTTAATATGCAGGAAATTCTTGAGTATTATTATCAGCATTAGTCACCATTTACACTTATGTGGAGATggataattttgaaaaatagatgcctttacttgaactgagctTTGGAAGGAAAATTCTTGAGCAAATAAATTAGTGTGCATCAGTGTTGGACTTGTAGTTTGATGTATTCCAGCTGAGCCTTTGTGTGCACGCATATGAGTTTTTATCAAGGGAGGAAGATCAAGATGGAGATGTTACTTTCAAAAAGGGAGGAAGATCAAGATGGAGATGAGCGCGAAGGAAGCCTTTGAGAGGTCGATGAGGACTTTGTCGGAGTGGATAAGCCAGGAAGTGAATCGAAATATGTAATGATCTTAGATACTTGATAATTGGTTCATTCAGATGATAATGTACGAATATTTtggataatatataatattgttattgttgattttatcattttgttgttttaaagttatttatttatttctttatataaataacataaaaattgagaaaaaaatattaaatattaaagataatggttaaaatcgttataaaaggtacaaaaaaccgttatctatgtcttacaaagataacggtttaaactgttataaaaagtataaaaaactgttaactataatatggaaaaaaaatattatataatacataacggataaattctaatacataacagtggaaaaccgttatctatatcttacaaagataatggtttaaaccgttataaaaagtataaaaaactgttaactatgttatgagaaaaaagaaatattatataatacataacggattaattctaatacataacagtcgaaaaccgttatctttttcttacaaagataacggtttaaaccgttataaaaagtataaaaaactgttaactataatatgaaaaaatatatattatggaatagataacggataaattataatacataacagtcgaaaaccgttatgtataatcaatatagataacggttttataaccgttatgtatgtgtggttgtactgttatcttttcccttcatagataacggttttataaccgttatgtatgtgtggttgtactgttatcttttcccttcatagataacggtttttaaaccgttgtgtatgacacctataatagataacaccactatacacaacgctttttttgctcatagataacggataaaatccgttatctatgagcgtttttctagtagtgtctGGCGTCCGGGTTGAGTTGACCAAGTTCCCATACTTGCTCCAGCGCAGATGTTGTTGTGTTAATACCTGCAATCAAAGTCGCACGACCAGGGTCAGTCTGACTACCTACCACATTACGGCTTCTTACCGAAGATGACGGATCCATCACGAGATGGTTGGATCCGTCCTTACGACTGAGCGGTGTGTCTCCCAAGGGCTGCATGGAAGACACTCAGGCTCGGAAGCTGGGAGGTTCGATGATCTCGATGGGCTCCATAGCTTCGAGACGGTCATACAAGTTGGCGTTCTCCTTTTCCAACTTCTTGCATCTCTCTCGCTCCTGATTCATCTGTTCAGTCAGGGCGACGACTTGGGCGGCCAGGTCCAGCCTGATCGGTTTGAGCAACCATGTGGGGTGCGTCAGGAGTTTCAGATCCGTCAGACATGATTGTTGCTCGAAGAGATCTTCGGAAAGTGCGTTGATTCacttgattgctagggccccacggtgggcgccaaacTGTTGGGGATGGATCCAACAATCACTTGAATAGGACGTCGGGTACATCCGGgtcgacgggcactagcaacctgaaaccacaaacacgttagagcccttcaaggagcaccggtgggggtgtcgatggaagggcctccgacgctcaagtcagtcaAACAACTCGGATTAATTGACAAGAAAAACGAATATAATGCGTAAAGATGATTAAATATTAGAGTAAAGGTGAGATAATGAATCTCATCGGTCGGACTGGTCTGTCTGGCTGGTCTGTCTGACTGGTCAGAGCAAGCCCTAATCCAGAATGTGAGAGCGCGGAGGCGTAGAGATCGAGCAAGTGAAGAGAGTTGAGAACGTGAATGGGTGGAGTAGCTGAGAGTACGAATGACTGCCTGGGTCGAGTGACCTAGTTGGTTTTCTTATATAGTGTGGTGTcttgacggctagggtttttcCGGGACGTCCGTGAAACCCTAGTTGCTCCGATATTTCCGGGATCGTCTCTTTTACCTGCCTTCTCCTCCGAGTCTCTGCCCTCTGTAGGGTTTGACACGATTGGGCCTTAATGACTCGGCGTATGGGCCGAATAAAATTGGAACTAACTTGATTGTTGGACTGGGCTAATTATTTGGACCAcgagtatttatttaaatgggcTGTACGAAATTTGCCCATTACAGgtataaatagataaatttgtaccaagtaagaagatgaaaagtttttcaaaaactgtgcctaaaatgtatttgaagaaaaattcacgtccgccgtcactgcaggggacttgaagcttcaaaaaggtgagaggtatcattgcattatgtcatgtcaatgaggttctcaagaaattttatcacagaggcaacaggtaggaaagatttttagagaagatttggacaagttcaatcaaaatagatttttcctttttaaaacaCTTggccttctcggatattccattttccaacaatcagttaaaggttttgaaagaaactgataagttagagaaagattttgaataaAGACTcaaagctcttaactgaaataactgattttaaatagtaagctttaaaaatacttactgatcgactgatcattgtagccagtcgataccacttgatcctggttgaataaTCAGGATGGCTTCTCCTCAGATGAGCGCTTGAcatcattgctttccacgtcagcggtcgtagaacagcagttggttgaccaccagtcagcatgactgtttgagaaaatcttcaaacacagcatcactc
This window encodes:
- the LOC131006681 gene encoding uncharacterized protein LOC131006681, which encodes MIPTETDLNALPLLSSIPERVLPVAATQARTNGDLSWQGAPITSSLARKGEALAVTGLTEYGDEIDVVAPADILKQLFKIPYSKARVSIAVHRVGQTLVLNSG